aatcTCAGCCCCAGGTATACCGATTGGCATCAGATGCTGCTTTTTTAGGAGTATAAACATCTTTTGTGTTTGACATTTCTCGCTATTCATCAAAATCATCGTTGCCTTTGTTCTAGTCTAAGTTATTCTCCCACAAGCCGTGAACctgaatgtgtcattttgatatggtgttttttttactgcaggTCAGAACGAAAGATGCTGCATGATGAACTGTAATCAAGTAAGCCCACAGGAGCCTTTGTCTATTCAGTGTCATTAAAGGGAGCGACGGAGCAGAGTTCCCAGCGGTGCGAGGAAACCATGTAATTACATCGCTTTGAAATCTGTGGAACTGTAACTCACCATCAGATGGTGTTTTCAGGGGATTATGCAGCCTTGTTCAATAAAAGCTAGGATGGATCATTCAAGAGTTTTTCTCTGTAACTGTCAATAAAAGGAGAAAATGTCATCACGTGGTTTTAATGTTTCGACTGTAATTAAATCTGTACTGTGAATTTATGTTAACTCGTGTCTTGGCACCGGTGAAACAAGCACATTTATGAGCCATTATCTCCTATTCATCCTGTTGAGGAAGATAATGAGACAAAAACCCAGTTGATAAAAGTGTATGGAGACACCTCTGAGCTTTGCTTCTCCTCTGGATGTGTAGGATTTCTACAGTGTCTGGTACATTATTGTAGGTTATTTAAGAATTCACCCTTTTCAATATAAGTCTTTCATTTGATTATTGCCCAGTGCCAAACATCTTTTAAGCAATGGGGATAAATTACTGCTGGCAGGAAACGTCCGACTCCAGGGGATGGTTGTATAATTTAGTTGTATATTTTCTGCTCATTGATGTTAACAGGAACACCAGTTACATCTCAAGTTTTAATATAGAGCTcagtaaaaaaaatctaaataataaTCTTTGTGCCGAGGTGAATATTAGCTCGCCTTTTGCCAATCTGGATTCAGTTCTGCTTTGCCAGTTTTTCCATCCATTGATAAACACTGCAGGGATGGCTGCTATAGTATATACCGAAACCTACAACACCTACgaaatttcagtttttttattttaattctcAGATCGAGCCAAAGAAGTTAGTGTAAAAGAAAGAAGtgccagaatgtatgtgtgttttatatTAGTTTTGTTATATATTAATCAATAATGTACTGAACGTGCTTATATAATTGTCAGCTATTTGCTTCCATTATTCAGCAGTCCTctattttaatgcaaagtgttttTGCTTAGTGGTGTGATTGGGCATATATTcacaactgtatatatatatatatatatatatatatatatatatatatatatatatatatatataaaaaaacattacttaTTTGAACGGGCTCAAACCACAGGGTATTTTAGGTTGGTAATTTTCCACATGAAATCCATCAGTTCACTAATTGGGACTGTGGGCCCAGCTTGAAAGTCAATACTTGATTGTGTCCAGTACCTACTCCACTCTACAACTCAGTAAGTGTTTAAAAGATACACATATCCCAATAGTCATACATGCCGAAGGACTATGAGAGTGTGTGGTAGTGTGACTGATTGAGGACCGGCCGCCGGTAGCCAAAGCAGAGTCTTGTTTGCAGCAAGAATCGAAAACCAGTTGATGGGTGACACAAGGAAAAACTCCATTATCTGAACATGCAACAACAGCTTTGTTTGTGCTTTCACTATTATCAGTGAGGTCAGATTCATATCAACACTACAcactttttccactgttttattGTTCAACAGGTTTATACCTTCCAGACTACACATACTCAACTGCTGCTACTACTGACAGCGATGAGTGAATACAGGGGAATCTTCTGACTAATACCTTCCTATCTTACTGACATATTTAATGACCTGTGATAATTCACTGAAGCGTCTCCCTCAACTTGTGACCATGAATTAATTAAGGACCACTGTCTCGCTACTGATAAAACATGTTCAAAGACATGTATAATTATTTTACATTGCAGACTCTCACCACCAAGCTgggttaaatatatatatatatatgtttatctaTATTTATAAAGCATTAAGGCACAATATCATTATTTTGATTTAATACAGTAATTGTATAGTTTGTAATTAGAAATCAGTATTATGCTTTTAATTTAAGGATCTAATTGTGGCAATTTTATTCCAATTTTGTTTCTAAACTggaatgttaaatgttttcttATGCAATAAGTAtaatataatgttgtttttcctATAAACTGGAAAGACAGTTATATAGCAACATGTACAAACCAGAATAAGTAAGATACCCACGTAATGAACTGCGCTCTGTTACACAATTTCAGTCATTCATGAAATGAATGACTGAAATTGTCTCTGTATCCGCAGTGTGCCATTCACGACAGCAACTTGTTTTTTAGTAGATATAGAAATATATACCTGATATTTCCACAATTTAAGTGTAGTAAATGTTCTCGTCCTCAATAAAAGTACAGTCACAATTTTTGCATGAAATCTGACTTTGCATTTATATTAGAAGCAGGTGGAAAATATGACCTTTTCATTTGTGAACAATTTACAAAAGCAATTCACTGTGATTACCATCTCAAATGTTATATCCATGCTTTATTGACCCTGAAAGAAACGgctacatacataaatacatacattgtataCATAAATAGATACATAAATTAATATTCAAACAGACACACTCTGTCAGTGAAGTCCATCGATGCCGCATGTGTGACAGGTGTAGATGATATGTACAGCTGAGGTCTACTACAGTTCATGTGGAGCTGGCAGGGAAGGAGTACAGTAGGCAGGCAGAGCCGGGTGTTTTGCGGCACTGTTAGCAGGAGGTGAAAGTTTTCCAGAAGAAGTTTTTACAGGGGGCTTTGCGGTCGCGCTGAGGCAGTGATAGCCTGTTGTAGACGGCCCTCTCCTCCAGACGGGACTCAAGCGGCTCCTCAAGATCCACAAGTGCAGCTTCCCCCGGCAACATGTTGGTGTCCAGAGCTCCATCCAACAAGCCAGACACCAGCTTCAGAATCAGCTCCTTGCGCTCTTTGCTCAGCTCCTGACCAAAAATCAAatacatatattattattaaacatattaTTAAAGAGACTAGATCATGGAAAATGTGAACATTTAACATCTTATAGCTAGCTCAAATCTAAAGTATTATTCTTTTTGACTTCACATTTAAGATGGTATGAATTAACAGGATGAAGTAAAGACTATTAACTGTATactgaaaattatttaaaatgcaaattagACATATCCGGGCTTATCAcaagatttatttttgtttatttcacaAGCAATCTTGATATTTAGGTTCTTTTGAAAGTTATAATTATCATTACATCTTTCTCAACaaataaattgaaaattgaataatAGTATGAATAACAGTTGATGTTAAGAGACAATTCCCCATGAACTACATATGAACGATAAAAATGTCCTCACCCTGTCCACATGGATGGAGCTCCTATCCTCCACAGGGAGCACGGCGGCTGCTCTAACGCTGAACAGAACCCCCATGAGAGCTGCTAACACCACCAGAAGCTGCATGCTGTGGCAAGAGTGCAGGTGACGGACCAGGGCTACAGTCACAGGAGGCTCACAGAGAtaagagtgtgtgagtgtgtgtttgagaaagagagagagagtctgagcAGCTCAGAGATCCAGAGGAAAGTGGTGGAGGAAGTGCAGTTGCTGGCAGCTGGTCACAAGATTTGGAAACCACTGATGTTTCTTCTGCTCTACCTCCAAAGTCCCTCACTCTTTTATACGCCTCTACCCCTGTCTGCCACTGACGTACAGGGTGGTGGGTGTATGACGGAGGGTGTATGGGTGTgttggggtgtgtgtgggggaAGGAGGGATGTGTTCATGagtgtgaaagaggaggggagaTGAAGGGTTCAGGACAGAACAAATGGAATCGCTGAACACTTAACCTTTTTGACAAATTGGGAACATCTGCAGAGGTCAACGCCGTCACTGGGCTAAAAGCAGGTTTTGACAACAACATTTTAACTAATGTATCGACAGTTATGATAGACAATCTCAAACAAGACCTCTTCAGACAAGGGGGATGGACAATTCCACAACTCATCAACTGTGTGATATAGCCTAACCGTTCTTAACAATCAAGATAAAATGATCACATTTCCCTGTAGCAGCAatgaaaaaaacctaaaagaaatacaaactcACCACACCACAAGCTGACTTATCATTAGACATCCGAGGGTTTGGCTCTGTACTTCTGTCAACAGCCGATTCCTGTCACAGTGCCTCTATGACACCTGCAGATTACAATTGAGCGGTCTGACACTCACCATGACTGGAGGAAGTGCCTTCAGAAATGCACACCACCAATATGGTGGAGTAAACattgttgttaaaagaaaatgaagaagCAGTTCTTCTTCAACAAGTTAGTGCTATACAATTGAGTTGATGGTTAACTTTAGTCTAAATTAACGTTGGCAGTTTAGTGATTTAAACTGAATTGATTTTTATTTGCTTGTCTGAATTAAACACAACAATTGCCTTTGGTTCAGGATAGCTGTAGGCAGGTTTCGGGAAAAGAATGAGTGATTTCACCAGTATACCACCAAATACAAACTATACTACATCTTATACAAACAAAAGTCACATTAATGCCTGGAATCTCATTTTGCAAGTAACAATGACTGTGAGAGCACAGTATATTCCAAGAAAATATAGTATAGGCTGTAGCTGCAGTTCAATTACATTCACACTATAGACTAAGCTGTTTGGGTTTCTGGCTACAAGTGCACATTCAGAGTAAATTGCCTTTTTTGGACACTGTTCATATGATTTATATAGCATTAACTTAAATATTAATGAAGCAGaatacattacagttttagctCATCTTTGTACAGTGTGGCAACAAATGATGTTGTATGCATTTGTCTGATATAATGTGGAGATTATACAAAAACATATGTTGCAGCTTCCATAAAGGCTCATTTGTTTCTAAATACTGTGGCCTTTGTATGTAGCTAGATAGCATCATTAAATGTAGTTCATAGAAAAGATTTGTGTGAGCTACTCTTAAACTACTGCAAAACCCAATCATACTGGTTTATACGAGATAAACTGATTATGGGGAGTTGATTACAGCATAAAACATACACTCTTGTCAAGTGTTTGAGAATCTGCCCTTTAGGATAGATCACTGAAATAGCACCATGAATGGGGTTTACTGTTGTAACGTCTTTAAACGGTGCTACAGGCGGGGAACATACAGCGCTTATATTTTAGTACGCCTTGGTTGATATGTTGAAAGGGATTTGTTGTGCTTTCAAAACAGTGTTTGAGGTATTTTCTCCATACACTGCTGATCTCAAAAAGGCCCAGAGCCAAAGATTAGCTGACTGCTGAAACGCCTATATATTAGCAATTCAGTGTGTTTGAAGAATCTACAACAGCTGGGCTCCTTATAAATATTTGCAGTACAACCTGAAAGAGACTTGAAACGGAAAAATGTCAGCATGACGACAGGTCTGGGTGCTCCCAGATCTTATTAATGTGCATGGAAGTCTCCATTTTCACTACATCTACTTCACGTAGCCAATTCCAGCAACAACAGCTCTCTGAAAGGGATCACAAAGGAACACTGGCTCAGATATCATCTGAGGATTATGTGTTGAGTGTTATCTATTACACAGGTGAATCTGGACATGTGGGTAAATTTGTCTTACTGCactgtaaaaacatttaaatttgacttacataatagtttaaaaaaaagacaagtaaTACACTGTCTTCAAAAGTTTGTTACTGCAGTGATATTATCATTAAAACACATAAATATTAAATTACATATTTATGGGTACCCCTTCAATGGTCTCAATGTAAGACAGTGGACGCTTCCTATTTCCTATATTACAGTATGTGGACACTCATGAACACAAAGATCCTTGGGTACAGCCACCGTAACGCACTATAAAGGCAGTGTGATAATAATGTACTGCACTGTCGCAGGTTGGTCACATTTTAATAGAAAACCAGTGAGGGCTGAAGTCTTATACAATCACTAGAGTTGATGCAACTGAGGGCAACAGTGATGCTTCGCACTGCAAAACACTGACTGATCTGAACAATTTAATGAAGCCAAGGGGCTTTTCATTCAAATTCAAAGAAACCTTAAATGCAAAGTTATATTCTCTGAATATATATTTGGTGAATTTGAACAGTATAATATAAATGCATTTCTTTATAGCTCTACAATGTGAAACTATACGTAACAGATTAAAGATTGCCCTCTTGTGTCTAAATACTGAAACTGCACTTGAACCTCTCTGGTACTACAGCTGTTCACACCAGCACCTACAATAGTTTATGGTTAACCATTGTTTTCAGTGAACAGCAGCTGAAACACATCACATATTAACCTGCATTTGGTTGAAAAGTTATGCTGCACTTGGTAAAggttagctaaaaaaaaaaaaaaaaaaaaaatatatatatatatataaaagacagGTTTAGGGGATAGAGACCTTGAACAGATTATTACTTCCTAACTTTTTCTACTGTCCTGTAGCAGGAGTGAAACAAGCACAGAATAATTTACCTGCAGTcaaatatagattttttttcaggCACCACATCCTTTTAATATCAAAATTTGAAACCAGAACAAAATTAAGCAAAGTAGTCCTGCATTAAGTTGTAATTTTGTGCAATACAGAAGCATATGTCTGAGTAAAACTGGCAGTGGCTGAATGCACACAGAGCTCACATAACCATTTTATGTTACCAATTTATTACAGTTCTTATAAAAACCACAAATTCATTGCTCAGGTATATGACACCATTCTCAACCGATTCAAAGTAGACTTATAATAGGTAGTAACTGAAGACGTTTGACCATGTAATGACTCAGCATACAGGCTCACCACAGTACAAGCCTACCACAGGTAGTCAATACCCAATACAGCAAGTTAATCACTGCATAATGAATTTAAATTTCCCACATTGCAAAGCTTGAGTGCCATTTTACATGTTTGcttaatttgtattttaacaCTGTAACAAATAATTCCATATCAAATTGATAAGTCAAAGCTGAGCAGATTTATTTCACGTTAAATTGGTGATATTTTTTAAAAGGGACACTTTTCTCAACTACTGACACTTGAGCTTTATTCTAGGCCACTATATGTGCCTGGTACACTTTGATAGATAcataacatgtcttttttttttttatcaacaacaACCAATTTCAGGCACTATAGGGTTCATGTGTATAGAGGACACATTAGTATTCTGAATATACAGAATATGATGGCAACTGTGTATTTTCCTATGAGCACAAACCGATATTAAATATTGCAAATAAAAGTACAGCAATACATTACATGTACAACCTCTATGTGGTATGTAATGTATTACATAATGTGTAGATGCATTGAATCCGATAGACAGTACATAGTTTCAGAGTGAGGTCAGATTTGACTGCAATGCTCTTCCCACTCAGCCCAGCCCATTAAATTGCTCTCCACAAAATGCTGATAAGACAATTACagagtaaaaatgaaaaaaaaaaaaaaacccacatacatcagtaaaataaataaaaacaccaagAGCGTGTAAGACTGGAAGGAAGAAAACATTGGAACGAACACTTTCACTGTATCACTCAGTGCGTTCCCACCCACTGATTATTAGGTGCCCCCAGCCATAAAATCTTTAGGAGGCTACTGTCTTCAGTGGTGCTGAACTGCGTTGAGGAGGTGAAGAAGCCATAAAACAAGGTTGTTGATCTGTGGTCTGTTAGTGCCAGCTAGAGGTTGAACATAGTGGTCTGTTGTTTTTGGTCATGCTTCATTGAGTACCTGTCAATGGTCAAGAAGATGCTGAGTGAAAAGTAGCAAATATGCGTTAACAGTTTTGAATTGCACTCAAAAAATGAAACATTTACCTTTTTTGCAAACTCAGGCAGGACGAACGATGCTTTGTGAATTTCAGGGTTGTAATATCTAAGGTTCATATTTTCCATTTCTTCTTTTGACAGCGCTCTCATTGGTTCCATGAAATTTGTTTCCTAATTCAAAAGTGAAGGAGCACCTCGTCATTTGATGTACATTACCAATCACCAAGGCAGCAATAGCAGGCAAGTTCTTGTGctgcaaaatgtttttacaaTACGCCACTGGCATTTATAGGCAATCTGACAACAATCAGGTGTGTGGTGGTTGGGAAATGGAGAATGACGAGCACACTTACAGGATTTGTACTGCAGAGCATGAATCCAATTTGGCCACTGGGATACGTCGGGATGGTACTGTAGGCATAGTCCACCACAGGGAATAGGGTCTTACAGAAGGTTCGCATCTCCTTTATCAGCTCCAAATGGAGCCATTGACACTCTCCTGTGAAATTGACACAAGCCCAGAAGAAAGGACATGTTCATTTCCTGTCTGCCTTTTATTAAAACATTCGTTCCATCTGGAGGTAGTTGGAAAACAGACTATATAAATGGGAACAGAACAGCTCCAGAGGAGGTAATAAAAGCCATAATAACCAGTTATTTTGGAAGACTTTTTTTCTGGAAGAATTGTCATTTAGTAGCATAGTTATGACTTTTAATCAATTCAGCACTTCACTAAAATTACTCAACAGCCTTTCTCAAACATTTAACAAAAAACTGTGGTGAAATATAAAGTTACCCTGGGAACAAAGAATTCCACCGTTTCTCAACGCTGCCTTCATCAGTTGATAGTAAGACTCCTTGAACAAACTCTCAGCAGGTCCTGCAACAAAAATATGCCTTTTTTAACAGTTGGCAAAAAAGGTGTttcaacaattaaaaaaaaaaaagtggcaccTACCAACAGGGTCTGAGGAATCGGTTATGATGATGTCGAAGGCATCCTGGTTCTTCTTCATGAATTCAAAGCCGTCTCCAACATGGAGGATGAGCTTGGGACTGTAAAACCCTTTGGCCATCCCAGGGAGGAACTTCTTGGATGCATTAATGACATCCTACAGAGCAGACAACATCAACAGGGATAAGAGCAGGCATTACTCAGGTGCAGTATTAGGGAAAAAACATGAATCAGTACAGCtctctagagcaggggtcttcaacattttttaatccaaggaccccttaactgaaagagagatgaagCAGGGACCCATTACTATACGTATATTGTATAAAAGTGAGttacatattaaactgggcctacaataatgtgtagggcggcctaaagcctttatacatacctttttagtgcatagaatactaaactattaaaatagccttttaattgttggcatggttttataaatcatgttttaatgttaaaacataaatgtGGATGGCTATTTTAGGGACtactataggccagtaagcataTCATCATTGAGGaattatatttgctaataatatgttagattcatgttaagacttttttttaaacttcaaaaATTAAGACTAATTTGGaagcccccctgcattgactctgaggaccccctaggggtcccggaccccgtgttgaagatccctgctctaTAGAGAAGCTAGAATCCTTGTCGGTGTTTGTTGCTCCCACCTCATCTATCTCACACAGAACCACCGATTCCACCAGAGGATTCTTCACCACTTCCCTTAGCACGCCACCATCTCCACCGCCAATAATCAGCACCTGTATAAAAAGGGTAACAGGCTGACTGTCAAGACAAAGAAACATGACTCATCCTGAGACATACTAAAGATTTATTCATTTTCCAACAATACATCTCACATACCTTCTTGGGGCAAGGGTGACTGCACAGGGGAAGGTTGGCAATCATCTCTTGATAGGCAAACTCATCTCTCTCTGTGCATTGGATCACTCCATCCAGCACCAAGACATTTCCATAGGTTTTACTGAAAAGTGAAAGTAAGAGAGGCACATTTGAAAGCTGTAGCTAAACTGACTAACTCGTAATGTGTACATAACTTGATGATGAGATGCAAGATGCAGCAGCTGTCTACTACACGATCGCTACAGTTCTTTGagaacacaaataaacaaaaaattgCTACCGTGACAGACCTGTCTGTAACGTTTACCGTTAACGTTACTCTCCATCAACCCAGAGTTATAGCTACTTAATTACGTTACCACCATGGCTACCTATCTGTAATTACTTCGCTAcctacctagctagctagttcgTTTGTGAGCTAAAGCCTGTTTCTGGATaaaggtagtctcgcattgccacaCCTACAAAGGTAATAACAACCCACagggaagctaacgttaccagcTGAATAAACTTCTCAAGATCCCACGAGCTTCTGGTTGCTCATTCACTGCTAGTAGACGCTAACAGCTAGCAACGTTAGCCAAGTTTTGTAGCTAAAGTACTCACCTCTTGAAAACCATAACatcttgaaatttggatttcTTGTGGTAGAGGACCTCTTCCACTTGAAGACTCATCGCTTGCCCCGGCCATAGCGTGCATGTTTCCGTAAACCACCCATCCTTTATGTGCTCCATGACAGCTGACTACGGCCACAAATAATACTACTAACGTGTTTGTAAGTGTGGCAATGTGTGACACTTGACCGTTGTTTGACAGCTAACCTTGATGCCTCATAATATAGCGAATGGGATTCTGCCGACGTCATTGATTTATTATTATGCGAGCCAATGGGGTGCCAGGATGAACCGGTTCGTGTATAGTTTGTTTGACTTCACACCACCAGCACCGCCCATCGCACCGCCCAAGAGCCCAGTGGCTGGGTCTGGGCTGGAGCCCACGTGAAGCTAAACGTCGGTGGTACTGcggttttattttaaaataaggcCTTCTCCAATGTGTTTATTAACAGCCCAACACCCTTTAAACACAAGCCTAagagtgtttgtttttgtctgtttagGTTTAGCTACACAAGGCGGGCCCTGATGCGTAACTTTACACAACAGAGAACAAAATATCCAGAGGATAAAGTAAACCAAAAGCTTGAGTTTCCCCGCTGGCAGTCTACATCTATTACTTTATTCTCTATTTGCCAGCCCATAGAGCCCTATTGTGAACCTGGAAATATTGAGTACTTCAAAGTTATATGTtggaaatgtacagtatgggtCCCCACTCCCCAGCATTCAGAATCTTTTGAGTGGATTTTAGAAGTTTTAGAGGACACTGAATTGATTGGATTGtcatgtacattttatttcactgACCGTTACACACTGAGGTAACTCACAATTGGGTATTGGAACAAAGACAAATAGGCCATACCAAAATAGAATAATATGACTACGGCTAAATAATATCCTCATATAAAGTTGAGAAGGGAGTATTACACAAGTAAAAATGTTGAACAGGCAGAAGACATGGGTCCTAGAACAGGTTTTTTGACAAGTGTATCTATTTATCAGAACAGAAAACTATGTGCGTGGGTgtccagatagctcagttggtagagcgggcgcccatacacagaggtttactcctcgacgcagcgggccagggttcgactccgacctgtgcccctttgctgcatgtcattctcccccctctctcccctttcatgccttcagctgtcctgtcaattaaagacctaaaatgccccaaaaaaaaaaaagtacgtGCGTAACACAACGAGTTACATTCTGCTCATTAGTACCCAGCACACTGG
The genomic region above belongs to Sander lucioperca isolate FBNREF2018 chromosome 12, SLUC_FBN_1.2, whole genome shotgun sequence and contains:
- the cort gene encoding cortistatin, whose amino-acid sequence is MQLLVVLAALMGVLFSVRAAAVLPVEDRSSIHVDRELSKERKELILKLVSGLLDGALDTNMLPGEAALVDLEEPLESRLEERAVYNRLSLPQRDRKAPCKNFFWKTFTSC
- the srm gene encoding spermidine synthase, with the translated sequence MEHIKDGWFTETCTLWPGQAMSLQVEEVLYHKKSKFQDVMVFKSKTYGNVLVLDGVIQCTERDEFAYQEMIANLPLCSHPCPKKVLIIGGGDGGVLREVVKNPLVESVVLCEIDEDVINASKKFLPGMAKGFYSPKLILHVGDGFEFMKKNQDAFDIIITDSSDPVGPAESLFKESYYQLMKAALRNGGILCSQGECQWLHLELIKEMRTFCKTLFPVVDYAYSTIPTYPSGQIGFMLCSTNPETNFMEPMRALSKEEMENMNLRYYNPEIHKASFVLPEFAKKVLNEA